AGATGTCTTATCTTTAACTCGTCAAACTCGTGAGTTATTACCCGAAATTACTTTATCTGTCACTGTACCTCATACGTTACCTTTGGATCAACAAGCTGATTTAGCTCAAAAATTAGTGGCGGAGGGCGCTGATATAATCCAAACGGAAGGTGGCACAAGTTCTCAGCCTAATCATAGCGGAGTTTTGGGCTTAATTGAAAAAGCATCTCCTACCTTAGCCGCAGCGCACGTCATCTCAGCAGTGGTAGATGTGCCTGTATTATGTGCTTCTGGTTTATCTGATGTTACTGTGCCAATGGCTATTGCTTCTGGTGCTTCTGGAGTGGGTGTTGGTTCTGCCATCAATAAACTTAATGATCCCGTTGCCATGATTGCCGTCGTGCGCCGTTTGGTTGAATGTCTTTATGCTACGGAATCTCGTTTTTCTTTAACTCGTTAATTAGGGCTTCGTCAAAAGGGTAAAAGTAATAATTTTATTGACTACTTAGAATGTAATATGAGGGTTGAACATTGTTCAACCCCTATTTTTTTGACACCACTTTTTCAGGAAACTCCACTATTATGAGAAAACTAACTCAAGAAGTGACATTTTTAAGATAAAATAATATAAAGTGCAGAAAGTTATGTAAATCACTGCCATAAAT
The window above is part of the Cyanobacterium sp. T60_A2020_053 genome. Proteins encoded here:
- a CDS encoding DUF561 domain-containing protein, which translates into the protein MSIERVREAMAQGRALKVISGLNNFDFANVMAVCRAAEMGGATFVDIGANAELIKAVKSAISLPVCVSAVEPQLLVMAVAEGADLVEIGNFDSFYAQGINFTAEDVLSLTRQTRELLPEITLSVTVPHTLPLDQQADLAQKLVAEGADIIQTEGGTSSQPNHSGVLGLIEKASPTLAAAHVISAVVDVPVLCASGLSDVTVPMAIASGASGVGVGSAINKLNDPVAMIAVVRRLVECLYATESRFSLTR